AAGGACCTGTCCTCAAGCGGCGAGGCAGCTCTCCCGACATTCCAGGCGCAATTGTCGAGCGCCACTTGCGAGCGGCCTCAACGTTTTTCAAACACATGTCCTCAAGTGAGGCACCCACCCTTCTTCCCGACAACATCATCGAGGGCGAGACGGCCGAGGTGGTGCTAACCCCGCCAGAAGAGTAGGCTCTCATACCGCTTCAAGAAATACCCCGTAAAATAGAAAAGGTCCGCTGCCTGAATTCAGCTGGCCAAGAACCGGAGTTTTTTTTGCTCGACTCAATACATCCGAACATACTGGCGCTTATCGCTGCCTCGCTGGTCTCCGTCGCCCGAATTTTTCAGCGCTATGCTGTCGTCAGGTTGAGCACCTTCGCCACCAGCCTAATCATGGGAACCATCACGGCAATAGCGGGTTGGTTTTTTTATTGGCTAGAGGGGCCGGTGGAGCGCATGCCCCTCGCCGGGGTGCTCATCTTCATGGCGATGGGTATTTTCGGGGCTGGCATCGGGCGCTACCTCTACCTGAGCGGTATCAGACTAGTGGGTCTGGCTCGCTCCACGGTTATCAGCCAGACCGTCATGATCTGGTCGGCATCTTTTGCCGTCTTTATTCTCGATGAAAAAATAACCGGCTGGATCATCCTCGGAACCCTGGCCATCATGCTCGGCGCGAGTTTCCTCGTCTACAAGGAAACAGAGGAAATTCGTCAACGCA
This portion of the Nitrospinaceae bacterium genome encodes:
- a CDS encoding DMT family transporter encodes the protein MLDSIHPNILALIAASLVSVARIFQRYAVVRLSTFATSLIMGTITAIAGWFFYWLEGPVERMPLAGVLIFMAMGIFGAGIGRYLYLSGIRLVGLARSTVISQTVMIWSASFAVFILDEKITGWIILGTLAIMLGASFLVYKETEEIRQRIHLSYYLFPALSALSYALAHLTAKYAFIYISSAALGMAIANTTSLIILLCVIPFKKSAALGAIESKGLLAILIGSTLQACGILVFWSSVKTGDLTQVIPLSRLSLLVIIFLSWLFFREQESITWRVVAGGVIALGGAWAVAG